Within Calliopsis andreniformis isolate RMS-2024a chromosome 4, iyCalAndr_principal, whole genome shotgun sequence, the genomic segment aaagtaagggtctaggagaaaatttgactatattacgcgatagagcaaatctttctactaaggaaagcatcaagcgaatgtccaaaattattttttatttcaatatagaaataaaatagtttggcgaaatgcgcggcggagacagtggtactcaatgacgtcaatgcgtatagggaccgctgaacggcaggcggtaggcgagacgtcctccgcgcgcgccgttgccattgagtaccactgtctccgccgcgcgtttcgccaaactattttatttctatattgaaataaaaaataattttggacattcgcttgatgctttccttagtagaaagatttgctctatcgcgtgatatagtcaaattttctcctagacccttactttttgaaataaagtgaaaaatatcagcaaaaatgggtgcgttttaggtgtccttttcactttaattgttatttaaacctatttcgatgtttataatctaataactatttatattattttattcgggagagtccacagaatcatttcgtgcaaagagcaactaaataactactatgttaaaagcagaaaaaaatcccaaagttaaaaatttgtcatttttttcaaaattgattttttcaaaaactgtacattctgggggaaaacggtttgcagattcgtaatcagcacgtcgaaatctataagaaatgtttattcacgtttacaaaatcgaagaaaagtcaaaatttgtcgaacagtgtaatTAGAAATAAGTTGAACTTGTTAAAACGTACCTCCTCACGGATTTCAAAGACCTGGATATATGTTGTAGAAATCAATATTTTGGTCAACTTTTTACTACACATGTAATCGTCAAATCACCATAGTTTCCAAGATAGTAGCAAAAATCTTTCTGGACTCCATGGTAAAACTGGATGGTACGTGGGGAATGCAGGATACGTAGAATGCGAAAATGAAGTAGGTATAAAACATACCTTCTACGATCGAAATTACAATGATAGATATTAACTGTCTCAACCATCCTAATTGAAACTTCGCTTGGAGTACTAAACTTACAAAAGGTATTAACTCCACTCAATGTTAATCACGCATCCAACATCTCACATAGACCATCCAGTGTTAACCACACATTCAAATGGGATAGGGTTTGGCATCATGGATTTACGTAATCAAACCTAACAAGCAAGTCAACGTGTCAGTTGTACTTGGGACTGTCTCAATTTCACGGATAATAAAAATGGTAAATAGTAAGTACCGAAAGCTTCTTTATTAATATCTCGAGAATTAAAAACGATCGACAGTTACATATATAAGAAAAGGACATAAAAAGGTCGATCTTAacaatatatttcaaatttcagaGTCATTGAAATCCGTGATTAGATACCTCTTCGATAAGTTTAGTAGAAATaatgtatgataattataacgtTTGCATAATTGTGTATGTAAGCTTCGTAGTAGATGATCTTCTGCCGCTGTAAGATGGTGGTTGTGACAACGGTATGATGAAAAAATTGATCTAAAATTGGAATAAAGAAGAATAACATAGGATCAGAGAAGGTAGGGTGAGGTAACGAGATAACATAATGGTGAAAGAAGGGTCGATGTGTTAGGAGTTAGACGGTGGAATGGGGAGTACTCGCGTGTTTCGCGAAAAAGAAAGGCGCACAAGTTGGGTACGGATCTCAGCGACGTAACAGGTGGTTAAACTGCTGTAAAACAGCTATAGGGGTTGAGAAGGTCGGACTTTGTCGGTGAATGAAAGTGAAGCCGAGACTTCTATTTCCGTACTACTTTTCTTTctgttctaactattcgattcgtaAATTAATTGCTTGCATAATGTAGATAAAGGGCGTTCATGTAAGAGATGAAAGAGGAGTCGATAGGGAGAACCAGAAACATTTATTTTGTGTATATATTCATGTATATACTATGTAGTATGTAACGCCTGTTCAGGAACTTAACAAATATAAGATAATTACAATTTGTTCGAATTGTCTTTTCAATGTTGTTTCCACAATTAATTTAATGGTCTTTTGATCGGTCTTCGTATTTCTCATATTTTTTTATTGCCGCAAATAATGTATAGATTATTGATTCTCACATATTCTATTTCTCTTTGATGTCTTTGCAGATTTTTAAAGTCTCGCCTATTCTACAACACGCTAGTCCAAACTAATTCTTAATTTTTCAGAATAGTCATTATCTGAGTTACCTAACAGATTATCTACTGCCTAACACAGCTGCTTCACACTTATACAGAATTTCTTTCTTATCGAATCAACCCTTTACGATGGCCCCACGTTCATCTAGATAATGCACCCTAAGTTTGAGATCTAGAAGATAACTTCTTAATTATCGTATGACAGTGTGTATTATATAAACTAATGTATAAAACAATTTTATGATGAAAATATCCAAGTGTCATATTAATGAAAAAAGTGTAAAAGGAATTACATTAAAAAAAGAACCTAAAAATAGGATAATAGTCATTAGAATAACtttctgtatttattttttttattatttaaacgcaaaaataaataaaaacttcTCTTATTCAACTGCGATGTTCAACTGATTGTGCGTTATAATTATAGCGCGATATAGACAAATTTTTTCATGGTTTACTGGATTTCATGGCCGACGCAGGTACTCTGAAGATCCGAAGGGGGAAATACAATATTTAGTTTAAATTCTTACCATTAATAGTATTCCACTATGAATCGGTAACATAAAGGTAACTGTACGTTTGAAAATTTTGTATAACAGTTTAATCAATCAACTCTCGAGAGTACTCTAAAGTTGCGTATCCATTTAAGAGTAGTTTTGTGAATTTTTATCATCAGAAAAGCTATAAAAGGCTTACTGAAAGCTTATTACCAGGTAGAACTCTCAAAAGCTCTATATATTTCTAAGATTCACACGTGTTCAGTTTAGAcaatttattttgaaataagAGGTTGAATAAGAGGTCATGATTATTATAAGGGCTGTAATTCAGAACTTTCAAACGTCTAAATAGGGTCAGTTTGAGACCTTCATCTCATCGGTTCCACTTCCGTTTCTTCTGTCCTTGACTTTTTTTAATTCTTGTAACATCTGTAATCTAGATTGTTAAATAgtaaatttcatttaattttatttaattcattatactttacctgattcctcaaattaTGAATCTTAAGTCGTATTTCTGCTGCGTAACAGTTAAAATGTGATCCAATTTCTTTTAAGTGCATGCTTAAACTCCAATAGAATTATTTTACCTAAATACCAACGATTACTCAGTATCTCGAGATAAGTGTGACCAAACTGTCCTGAATCTTATTGAATTTGAGCTTTTTTCTGGAAAAAATATGGACCTATTACGCAAAAATTACAATACGTCTTTGACTCTATTGGaatttaaatatacattactGTATTTGTCTTCTTTCAATTCCTAAATTTGCTCTTCGTGTCCTACAACATTGATTGCAGTTTATATAAAGTATCTAATTTAAGTTGAAAGTTTGACTCTTCGATTATTTTTGTACTCTCGATTTGTATTCTCAGAATACGAAACAGGTTTGTATTTCAATAGCAATTCTCCGATATTAATATTACTTTGTCTTCATTTGAGAGTAAGTTACAATGCATCCGCTTCTTGATAGTTGAACGATGCTTTCGGACAGTCACTCTCAAGCACAGGGTCCACTTGCATGAAATACCTTTGAGAGTAGCTCACGATATTTTTACTCTCAAATGGATACGTAGGTTAACACCTTACCGTCGGATAACGCATTTTTGTCGTCAGTATCAACTAGGGACCGTGGGTCCTTGTTGTTGACGTTTAATATTTAAACACACGATAAAAATTATATTGAATGCTTACTATTACATACGTTCTGTTTTCTCAGACGATCATATGCTTACAACACCACGACTTCTCCTCCTCCTGCTGCTGCTTTCCTTGATGAATTAAGACATGGTTACTGTTTCGTTtccatggctgctattattAGCATTATGCATATCAGAAAAATGTACCGGTTTCGATAAAGAAACGGAAAGGAGAGAAGGATAGGACAGAGCGCCTTGTAATTCGGTATGTACATATGTTTATATTAACCGATGTCTAAGTACATTGGATAAGGAATTTAAATCTCGACGCAGTGATTACGGAAGTAAGAGTTAGGTCGAAACCACGTCGATTTGTCTAGAACGTGAAATTGTTGCTCTTGCGAATACATTCGCTATAAATTCGCTCACACTCATGCGTCATTCTCTCTACATTATTCTATACGCATATACACCTAGTTAACGACAAAATAAATCTATACTCGGTATAGGTTGTAATTCTGATTGGGGCTATGTACACGACGGCGGAATAAAGTACTATGCGCAAAACTCTCGTTGTTCGCACTCTACGACATGCTGTTTGTTccttattatatatttatgtacatacatcgtTACTTTTAACGTTTAGAACAGGTAACGATTCTTATCTCTAACTCTTAAATCCTTTCCTTCCTCGACCTTCTTCTTTGCTCCTGACGACACTTTTTTCGCACACTTCTTGCACTGGACGAGTTAAATCGATGCATAACGTATTGCACAGTTCCAAGGAGGATACAACTACAATTGTCCGACGCAAACGTTACGAGTGGTTGTTTTGCGAAATGAGTGACGTCATATTTTCGATAAATCTAACATACGAGATGATAGACACCGTTGCGTCTGATCAAAAGCGAACAGTCTACTTGTACGATACCACGAAGAACGTAAGCATCTTTCGAGTGTACTCTTGCGTATTTCAATCGCAGGTCCACATGTTTCGTTACCGAACACTAAATATCGTCGCATTTGTTTAATGTTCCTTGAGGACATCGTCAAGCGTGCCACTCTCAGACATTCCCTGTATCGTGACTCGACGAATACTAATCCAGACGCATACACAAATCTTTTTCTACGAACACCGAGCATAAATGTGCGCACGGACGAGATCCTGGCACGTTCGCTGCGCGAATCACACCTTACCAAGGTCTCCACATTCCTTCTTCATCCTTGATAGGCTGGTGTGGAAGAGGAGATGGCGATCGAATTCCTGTAACGAATTCGCTACTCGCATGACTGGACGGTCTGTCTTCGTGCGTGATCGACCCCTCCGTGGGCAGTCGAGTCGTAAATTGTTGCTGTTGTTGAAGATGATGCTCAATACTATTAACCATGGTTATCGAGTTTCTGGTGTTAGTTTTGAGCTTCTTGGAAGTAGTGGTGAAATCGAGCGGCTGCTCCGGCTGCTCGAGCCTTGGACTTTTGCTCGACTTTGGACCGATCGTACCGTTGGTAGCAAAGGTAGTGGCGGGGCCGGAAGCGGAAACGGAAGCGGAGACGGAAGCGTTTACGGACGTGACGACGGTGGCGGCAgcagcggcggcggcggcggcattAACGGCGACGGAAGCCACGTCCTGCCATTCCTGTATATCTTCGTGTGGCCGTTTCGCGAGTTTGTCTGTCGCTTTGAGGAGGGACATATTAGTGGCAGCCCAAATGGCCGTCGGTGGGTTCGGTCCGATACTAATACCGTTCGCGGCAGCGGCGGCTGCTAGCTGAACGTAATGACTTGGTAACAAAAACACGACTTGTCCGTCGGGTAGTCTCGAAGGTATCACTTGTACGACCGACAACATGTTCGGATTCTGCTGACCTCCCGAAGTCTGATCAATGATCGACATGCCGGGCGGAGGGGGAGGAGGTGGATGATGATGAGGTTCAAGACTGGCAGGATTCAGTTGACCAAAGGCAGAGGTCGGTCTGCTGTTGCCACCACCGCCGCCACCACTGttactattattgttgttttcGTCGCCCGCGGTAGTACTACTGTCCGGCCTGGCTGGTTCAATTTCCGGGATTTCTGCTTTTATCAAGCCCACGGTCGGATTCAGAGTCGTACTGCAGTGCGCGGTTGGTGGCACGTGATGCTCCAATGGACCAGGACTTCCCGCCCCCGTCGCTCGATCCGTCGTCACGCTTCCGGGACTGCTGCCTAATCCGCTGTCCGGTCTCGAACCCAAATCTAAGTCCAATTCTGACACACAACTGTCTAAGTGCCGTAGTAACCTTTGCTTCACCGCAGGATCCATCGGTGTTGTATTTCCGGTGATTATATCCGGAGCATCGAGGTATCGACTTACCTGCAACAGTAAAGTAAAATCGAACGTGTCTAATtgctaatataaatatatattttttattgcatACACGTAAGTTGACTGTTCTTACAATGACCTGATTTCTTGGCCAATTCGATTTTATGTTTAACACGTTCACGTCGGCGCTGCAATTCGAGTTTGTCGCCGATGGGTGGCTGCTTTAAGAGCGCTATGCTTTATTGGACGGTGTGAGCCACCAGTGGTACGCGCCGCCCGATGGGATATTCAAGTATGAGCCAGCGGTGATACACGCCGCCGTGAATGTGttaataaacaatttatatttcgaatttcgtttcattctaattattaattccttttaaacactGTATTCTTGTATTTGTCATTCATGTTATTGTGGAACAATTTTTCGATTACTTTCGGTTCTATCAATGTTTATGTCTCGAGACTAGGTATGAATTTGTTGAACGTATCGAAcgcatttcaaattttaaattgaaattgtATTATGATTGTAGCAATTTTATACAAATCTCGTTAGAATGTTATCACTTTTTGTGAGGGATCACAACTTACCTCCCTGGAGCAATCTTGATAACCAGCTTTATACCTTGACAAGCCAGGCTGAGTGAGAGATCTTTGTCTTTGCAGATGACGAACGGTTAACTCTAGAATGTCAGCTTTCTCAAGCTTGCTATGTTTCGTGTTCTCCAGCCTGGCACTGTCAAGGATAAGCGCTTTCAGCGCTGCCAGTGACTGATTGATTCTTGCTCGTCGTCGCTTTTCCATTAGTGGTTTGTTAGCCTGAAAACATGACGATGATTTTAATTCACGTACTATTTAttactaaaaatataaaaaaagtacaacggcacaattgaaaattataattgtcataaaagaattttaaatgacgattatgatggtatatgacaaatatttaaaaaaaacgaAAGAAACGAAGTTTGTATTTATAGAAACGAATATGTACCATTGTTACTCAAACTTATTTACGCAATTTTACTTTTGACAATAAGTTCAATACGTTACGCGTATATGTAAATTCAAAAGGCAATATGTAGTGCTAGGCAAAATGAATGATAGTATTTTATTTACACTTAATTTATACATCACCATATGTTTTTGGATAcgtaatttttttcttttctttttgttttaacAATTTCAAAGTCACCGTATGCACAACATTTATAGTTGTTTAGCAATTTACTTAAAATGTGGTATCGTCAAAAAAAAGACTTACAGGTCAGAAAGGATACAATACAAAAAATGAACAAAAACGAGTCAAAGAACTAATTACAATAACGATTTTACTTTGCAGAATCGAAATACTATCAAAGAAAAGGCGTTCAAAATCGTATAATTGATAAAAGCCATtttcagaaaaaaaaaaaaaaaaaattgtaactaaatttttgagaaaaaataattttactcaCACGACGGCCGTCCGAGTGTTTAGGGCTCGGGCTGAGACTAGGGTTAGGGCTGGCTGCCGGACTCGGTCCTTGATGCACACTTTGTTGATGTTGCGTCtgttggtggtggtggtgatgtCTATGGTTGCCGGCCGATTTCTTCTCCTGATGCCTCAACGAGTGAAGACGAGCGGTCATCTTAACAGGCCACACGGGCCTTTGGTTGGTGCAATAGTAGTAATAATGATGGTGTCGATGTCAACGGTAGCgataacaacaacaacaacaacaacggtAATAGCGATTGCGGGGAAGATAACAACAACAACGGCGGTGGTAGGGATGGTGGCGACGACGGCGTCGGCGGcagcgacgacgacgacgacgacgacgacgatgccgacgacgacgacgacgacgatgccgacgacgacgacgacgacaacgacgacgacgacgacgacggcgacgacgacgatgccggcgacgacgacgacgacgacgatgccgacgacgacgacggcggCGAAGACCGCGACGGCGACGGCGGAGACGGTGGTAACGACGGTGGCGGTGGTAAAGTTGATCTTAACGCCCAGAGTAGTCGGCCTGAAGCAGCTGAGACACTCAGCATTTCGCGTTCGAGAAAGCTACACAGCACTATGTTAACACTAAACTATGCTGGTTTGTATAAAAATCTGCGATCACCCACGTAGTGCACACTATTATAATTTGTTTCTTCTTATTTTACCTTGGAACATATGGTACAAGATAGAGTATCACCACGAAACCTTTTTTTATTAACACTATATAAACATCGTTATGGTGAAAAACAATTCAAGCATCATGTCAGCTGGAGCTCCAACGCTGCATCTTACTCTATTCCACGCAGACATGTTTTCGTCTCACACTGTCACACAGCCCTAAATCTAAGTTGTGCGCTTTCCAAGCGATCTATACACGCAATTCAACTGTTGAACTTTCCACCAGGAAGTTTCAAACTTTTCACTCGGTCGGGAGCAGAAACACATCTAGATGCGTAGCTTGACACCACGTGGTTCCTTGCACGTCACATTCACACATGATTCGACTTTAAATCCACTGGTTATAATacagaattatttattttatcccATATATCATGTCTCTCCCTTACACACCCATCGGTTTTCAATAGAACATATTGAAAAAGTCTTCATCGAGTTGTTCACCGTTGTTGACACCTGTCTCAAATATATCTTTATTCAAAATTCGTTCGTCGTAGTGTACCTTGATCGTCTTAAACAACAACCTCGTCAATCAAGCCGCGCAAAAGAAAAACTCGAATACACGAGAGTTTGAAATTCTCTGTTGACGTTCGCTAACAACTGCGTCCACGTAAATTTTCTGCAGTCTCGTTAAATCTCGAGACGAACCTAGAAATTCCAAATTTCGTCGTGAACGTACACAAGGGAAGTCGAACACGCAACATAGAAGGTCGCTTTTGCCAGTGTTTTATTTCTTCTTGGCCCGCAAAAATTGCCCGCGTCCTCGCTCGACGAGCGACGGTGACGGACTGCGAGTCGGCGAGCGGTAGCTGGCGGCTCTTCACCGAGATTCGCGCGTGTGTGAGTCGTGGACGAGAAGCCGGGGCCGCACGGCGGATCGCGCCGCGGTTGGTCGTGCGTGAGGCGGGGGTCGGTTGGTGGCTGCTTGCCAGAGTCGCTGCCGTCAAGGGGccgagaaaaagagagaggatGAGGTTCGGTTGCACACTCACGCGCGCCCTTGCTGCGGCTACGTACGCTCTTCCTCCCGCTCTCATCCTTCCCTTTCTTCCacactttctctctttctcagcCCCTCCAGCACTATCTCTTTCTCTGTTCTTGCCACTTCGAGCGAGTTGCTAGTTGGACGCGACCTACCTTGATCTCTTTTTTTCTCTTTCGCAATGCCGCTTTATCGTCTAACTACCGCGATGTATCGCTTAAACAAGAACCAATTTGAATCACCTTTAgattttttttttgcaaagtAACTTTTTAGTATTGGTACTCATTTCGTTTGAAGAAAGATTCTTTTATCCTGAAGAATGATAACCGTTTTCGTGAGCAACTACTATACGAAATGCGATATTTTATGTTGATCACCAGCTATGATACTGTGGCGGGAATCCATAGTCAAGCAATAAACTGGCGCTACATCGTTTGACAAGGATTGATAGTAGATAAATATCAAAACAAGGCGGCTGTTAGAAGGTGAAGAAACGATGACGTAGTCAGATGATCGAAATTTTTGAATCGAAGTTATATGTCTATAATAAAATATGTCCCTGTACAAAAATAAATGAATTGAAATGCTTGGGGCAACAAGAACAAAAACCACATTAGGCTTACACTGAGAAAATTGACTTCACAGATTTTCATTAAATCTTGTAAGCaggtaaaaattaattaaatttatactatataacgtatattcatAACGTTTCTGTGTACTGTCAGTTTCTTGCTTATCCGCCATTTTGAATTATGTGTAGCTTAGAATATTGACTCAAAATAAcgtaaattttttaattggaCAACAAAGATTTTTACGCATAGTGtaaatttcattcatttttaatcatttttgttAGGTGGTTTGCGGTTATCTTGGAGTATGTTTCCCTGCAAATAGATAATTTGATTTTTGTTAAACTGTGGCTTATGTCATTGTCCTAAATGCTTCAACTGTAAATTAGAGAATTTTATTGTAACTTCGATTGATGTGCAGCAAGAAGATTATAAATATCTTTTTAGGCATAAAACTAAAAATATGAACTATTTTGCCTTTTTTCTATAAAATGCAACCTAGGACTACCATTTTTCAGTAGCCAAGCAACGTAAAAAGGTTACACCAGAAAAACGTACACCTCGAAGGTTCCATCAAGTATCAAAAAACTGCAATTCAATGGAATCGGGCGAGCATGTCTTCAAAAATTTGGCAAGAATACGAGTGTTTCTCAAAAATCAAGAACGAAAGGATACCCTATCTTATGTATCACATGACGAGTATCCTTACTGTGACGCCTTTTCGTCACTTTCCATCTGTCCGTCTTTACGCATACTCGTCTTTTTCTGTCTCGTTGTTTTCTTgtttcctcgttcgtcaattcCTTCTTGCTCGTTCTCTCACACCACGAACGAAAAGGCGGCGATGCTAACGGCAGCGGGTCATGTGCGCGCAACTGGATATGGACGAGGATAACGCCGCGCGGCCCAGGGAATTACGACGACTTCTCGAAGAAAGGTGGCAGAAGGATAGGGACGGATGATGGTTCGCTGTCGGTGGTGGTGTGGCACGAGCCGACACAGCGCGGTGTTGCGGCATGGCACGGCGCGGCACGGCGCGgcacggcgcggcgcggcgcggctcgGTGGCGTGGCGCGATGCCGAGGGCCGCGGCGCGGCGTGGCGTGGCGCGATACAGGCGGCGCGCGGCGTGGCTCGAATCGACACGACTCGCCCCGGCTCAACATAGCACGGTCGTCGAGGGAGCGAAGCAAGTGCCGTCACAGGGCAAGCTCGAACCGTGCCGTTCGGCTCGTCGAGGCGATGAGCCCTCGAGGTGAGAGGTGGGTGACGGGTGGTGGGTGACGAGCGGCGGGCGACTGGCGGCGTGCGGCAAGCGACGAGAGACGGGCGGCGGCCGCTTCATAGTTGATGGGTAGGGAGGAAGAGGGAACGGTCGAATGGACGGACCGTAGAGACCGACCGTGAGGCGTGCGGCAAGTGTGTTGGAGAGCGATGAGCCGGCGGCACTCGAGGGGAAACGAGAGGACTGGAGGCAAAGAGACGAGAGAGTTGGAGAGCGAGGAAGCGTGTGAGCCGGTAAGGCGACGAAGGCGGGGTCGGAGGAGGTGGCCGTCGGCACGCGCGACGTAAAGCGCTCTACCCACGCAAACGTACCACCGACGTGCGAACGAGCTTGTACGTGAGAGAAGCGTGCGTATCGGACTGGCGGCCTGCCTGCCAGCCAGCcagcctgcctgcctgcctgcctggcTGCCTGGCTGCTTGCATGCCAGCGTGCCGGCGCGTGTCGTTCGGCCGCCACAGCGTGTCAGCGTGCCGTTTCCTCTGCCTACGTACGACTCTGTCTGCGTGTTGCGAGCACGACAAACTGACGTCGCGTTGCACGCGCCTATTCACTGACAGGGTTAATCGATCGTTTCGCAGTTTCGAATCGCGAAACTGATCTTTGCGGATATCGCTGGGACAATCATCATCCGACAACAGATATATTCGAGTCTCTTTGAATTTGGCTTTCGTATTTTTCGTTTAAATAAATACTTAGCAACTTAACTTCTTCACAGTCAATATCTGTAGGTCCTTATTTATATGCGGGTTTCATTAAATGTTCGATATGTTGTTGCATcgaatttcatttttctttacgATAATTAGGATTCCTTTTGCGCAACTCTGTGAAAGTATGTGATGGTGGCGTGTGTTGTTTCAAACATAGTTTCAAATTTAAGTTTTCTaagtatatttttattcatgtaataattaatatttacaattttatttaatcACTAGTACAATATTTACTATTTTCTCTGACCATCTTTCAATTTTTCGATATGTTTAAGAAATTATGTTTGAATCCTTTCCTCAGAATACCTCAATCTTTTGAGCACAAATCTACAATTCGGAATTCGGAATTCGTTAATATTTAAAAAGGAAATCTCCCAAAATTAATggaatacaaaaataaataatataaaaaatataatattattcaCGATTTGCAAAAGTTATGATTAGTTTCAAGGTAGAACTACAGTGActcaaataaaattttaattttatgaccTAAACTAAATTATTCGAACACATATGTAACACTACAATCTACCCTTTTTTTACTTCTtccgatatttaaatattaatacaaaataaatcacctGTACCAACCAAGTCCACagtacatattttttattttaagtaaCTACGCATCGTATTGTAATATGATG encodes:
- the Sidpn gene encoding bHLH protein similar to Deadpan, yielding MTARLHSLRHQEKKSAGNHRHHHHHQQTQHQQSVHQGPSPAASPNPSLSPSPKHSDGRRANKPLMEKRRRARINQSLAALKALILDSARLENTKHSKLEKADILELTVRHLQRQRSLTQPGLSRYKAGYQDCSREVSRYLDAPDIITGNTTPMDPAVKQRLLRHLDSCVSELDLDLGSRPDSGLGSSPGSVTTDRATGAGSPGPLEHHVPPTAHCSTTLNPTVGLIKAEIPEIEPARPDSSTTAGDENNNNSNSGGGGGGNSRPTSAFGQLNPASLEPHHHPPPPPPPGMSIIDQTSGGQQNPNMLSVVQVIPSRLPDGQVVFLLPSHYVQLAAAAAANGISIGPNPPTAIWAATNMSLLKATDKLAKRPHEDIQEWQDVASVAVNAAAAAAAAATVVTSVNASVSASVSASGPATTFATNGTIGPKSSKSPRLEQPEQPLDFTTTSKKLKTNTRNSITMVNSIEHHLQQQQQFTTRLPTEGSITHEDRPSSHASSEFVTGIRSPSPLPHQPIKDEEGMWRPW
- the LOC143178029 gene encoding uncharacterized protein LOC143178029, translating into MLSVSAASGRLLWALRSTLPPPPSLPPSPPSPSRSSPPSSSSASSSSSSSPASSSSPSSSSSSLSSSSSSASSSSSSSASSSSSSSSSLPPTPSSPPSLPPPLLLLSSPQSLLPLLLLLLLSLPLTSTPSLLLLLHQPKARVAC